Part of the Planctomycetota bacterium genome, GGCCATCCACATCCTCCCCGCCTGACGTTCCTCCGCCCCCGGTTGCCCGCCAATCGCCTGTTCTCGGCCTTACACCCATACTTGCTCATCGTCCACACACGGCGGGTATGGCTGGAACCTCGGCAATCGCCCATTCTCCCCATTCCGTCCATACTTGCTCACTCTCCCCCCCACAGGGGTGAGCAAGTATGGGCGCGTGCCCCTGCCACGGCCCCCAGCAGGCACCTCTTCGCCACACGAATTGCCATCGCATGTCGTAACATACCGCAGCCGCGTGTCTTACGATCTCAGCGCGTGCCAGGCACAGAGGGGCGGAAGGCGCCTTTCTCCCTTTCCTCGTCCCTACGCTCTGCGTGGGGACGGCTTCTTGGCCGCTCCGCTGCCTCTTCTTCTTCGGGGAAGAATAGACGCGGGAGCGTCCGCCTCTCCGCCCCCACGCGGAGCGTAGGGGCGAGAAAGAGAAGGCGACGGAGCGACGGGGCGAGAAAGAGAAGGTGGCAGAGCGTAGGGGCGAGCATGAGAGCCGCCCCTCCCGAACGTTCCAATGCGTTCGGCAGGGTAAGGTCCCCAGCGCCCGCCCTGCCCGTTACCCTCCCGAACGCATTGGAACCTTCGGGAGGGAGGCCCCAGGCATGGCAACGCCTCCCCGCACGCCGAGGTTGCTTGACAGTGCTCCGGCCGCCGGCTACACTGCCCTCGGTGCCAACGGCATTCGCCTTGGCCAGAGGGGCAGGCATGCGCGTCGTCTACTCCATCGGCTCGCGCCTCGCCGGCGGCGGCATCGGGACCACCGCGTATCACGCCGCCCGAGGCATCTGGCGGGCCGGGCACCTCACCCGCCTCTTCTGCCTCGGCTATGAGCCCAACGACATCCCCGCCGACCTCATCCGGCCGCTCTGGTTCCCCTCGCGCCGCTACCTGCGCCTGCCTGTGCACATGTATTGGCGGCTGAAGGATGCCTCGTTCGACCGCCGAGCGGCCAGGCGGCTGCCGGAGGGCTTCGACGTCTTCCACGGCTGGAACTCCCACTGCCTGGCGAGCCTGGCGCGCGCGAAGGAGCGCGGGGCGTTGACCTTCGTCGAGCGCGGCTCGGCCCACGCCGCCGCGCAGGCGCGCCTCCTGGAGGGCGAGCACGCCCGCTTCGGCCTCCGCCCGCCCCGGGCGATGCGGCGGCTGGTCGAGCGGTGCGTGGCCGAGTACGAAGCGGCGGATTTCGTTCACGTGCCCAGCTCGTTCTGCCGCCAGAGCTTCATTGACGAGGGCTTCCCCGCGCAGAGGCTGGTGCAGAGCCCGTATGGCGTGGACCCGTCGCGGTTCGCGCCCGGCCCCGAGCCCGACAGGTTCACCGTGCTCTTCGTCGGCGAGATCGGGCTTCGCAAGGGCGTCCTCGACCTGCTCGAGGCCTGGGCCCGGCTGCGCCTGACCGACAGCCGCCTGGTGCTGCTGGGGGGAATCGAGCCGGCGATTGCGCCGCGCGTCGAGGAGTTCCGCCGCCGCACCGCGTTCGAGACGCCGGGCTTCGGCCACGACATGCCCGCGGCCTACGCGGGCGCCTCGGTGCTCGCGCTGCCGGCCATCGAGGACGGTTTCCCCCTCGTCGTCCTCGAGGCGATGGCGAGCGGCCGCCCCGTCATCGTCTCGGAGAACACGGGCTCCAAGGATGCCGTCGAGAACGGCGTGCACGGCTTCGTGGTGCCGATTCGCTCGCCCGACGCGATTGCCGAGAGCCTCCAGTGGCTGCACGACCGCCCGGCCGAGCGCGCGGCGATGGGCGCCGCGGCCCGCCAGCGGGCCGAGCAGTTCCCCTGGCAGCGCCACGGCGCCGATCTGGTGGCCCTCTACGAGAGCGCGCGGCGATGAGCGATCCCTCGGCAAACGCGGGGCAGGTCCTGAGCCGGCAAGCCGTGCGCGGGACCCTCGCCGTGTTCGCGGGCAACACGGTGACGCGGCTCGTCGGCCTGGCCGGCTCGCTCTACCTGCTCTACAAGGTCGGCGTTGAAGACTTCGGCGTCGTGGCCTACGCGGCCTCGCTCGTCGCCCTGTGCGATGCCGCCAGCAACTGGGGCTTCGCCCAGGCCGCCATCCATCGGCGGGAGCGGGTGGACGAGACGTTTGCGACGTTCCTCGTGCTGCGTGTGGCGATGCTGCTGGGCGTGCTCGGCATCCTGGCCGCGGGGTCGGCCGTATTCCGCCAAGCCCTCTCGCAGCGGACCCACTTCGGCGTGCTCGCCGCGCTGGCCGCCGCGGCGCTCTGCGACGCGGCCTCCGACGTGCAGACCGCCCGGCTCGCCCGCGCGCTGCGCTTCGGGCGGGTGATGGCCGCCGACGTGGCCAGCGCCCTCGCGGCCACGGCGGCCGCCGTGGGCCTGGCGGCCCTGGGCCAGGGCCTCTGGGCGCTCGTGGCTCAGCGCGTGCTCCACGCCCTC contains:
- a CDS encoding glycosyltransferase family 4 protein, yielding MRVVYSIGSRLAGGGIGTTAYHAARGIWRAGHLTRLFCLGYEPNDIPADLIRPLWFPSRRYLRLPVHMYWRLKDASFDRRAARRLPEGFDVFHGWNSHCLASLARAKERGALTFVERGSAHAAAQARLLEGEHARFGLRPPRAMRRLVERCVAEYEAADFVHVPSSFCRQSFIDEGFPAQRLVQSPYGVDPSRFAPGPEPDRFTVLFVGEIGLRKGVLDLLEAWARLRLTDSRLVLLGGIEPAIAPRVEEFRRRTAFETPGFGHDMPAAYAGASVLALPAIEDGFPLVVLEAMASGRPVIVSENTGSKDAVENGVHGFVVPIRSPDAIAESLQWLHDRPAERAAMGAAARQRAEQFPWQRHGADLVALYESARR